In Primulina huaijiensis isolate GDHJ02 chromosome 16, ASM1229523v2, whole genome shotgun sequence, a single genomic region encodes these proteins:
- the LOC140961858 gene encoding uncharacterized protein isoform X2 — MAAKSDFAQKLLHDLRVRKERMAATQNSKPRPRQTPRGSQGNPGQTYRGDRQINGYDSSRTGNSTRRSAGDTKAISTAESSNQIVLYNGGNNSKQVKDLSMAIAFAFENGGKLSKIGTSSSNPLVNFFHRFSQGSTESGKMGITGFSKNSYSTYQFPTVSHVHISEIAKGVQNINQILRACSDGLDFDGNSIEIGKELLKGAINLEESLRMLVNLQEASKYTNGTQKKNRIRLLEEDDEDQDNSDTTAKQKQLDRPKFSFDKPTRNSPSAQRATKNDTQLHLLALSYLDEAAKRPVCDSKMVLHKRSVSCVPDFDSHSTQVKQRIHSSSPQPAQEKGRISNVVAKLMGLEELPQKDNPTCAQKELSVKPKERNEKERKVSSRNPKLPDPFNGESKNGPVLRTDKTSPLTNNSVQIRDMKFNLKAGKSQETSDGNSKLKTSVRYQKTSTTLTVGSDAVSAVKLGTNVINRQENHTIQSNKVSGFQTYQDKEQNQNFSEKERKISGTRESNVLLLVNKPHQKGQQNGIFLKDDDITGETIEFDARSDHLEKMDVKKDLPSNLRNPQDKRTSFQTPESKKPETSEDEHQEVQKEHSFIEQNLIAKKYKGCEEESITSSKTNQGSANMHKKQSRHKTTPVNGISARLAEKVSSKDPPNNTYQDDPPIVQNHNNAANQEVIKKEDQSHYLSSSEPKCDKAQASNSTPMCTQEKPIAASATQKKGNSKKLQKSKNPQKIEVMTKRNVNVNGLPRSMKNSANFLQDLKQHLQNKSSSTEKSEKQMGAQVREGKVDTMMRGESEMKTEPSNQLRKLPKEADQMTALSCLGEEDCQKKNKLTLMSGTSDGLASKSQKVFNDQHKVEQLNTFRDEQAIKQCDQSPADLKESTDTKDLSQPNYKQFSESWRQEQLTEDEKDLKEILIKSQLFLNAAEALFKLNIPFSFLHAGDPSDEVANKKLVLDCGYEVMNRKARRYQVTHHPYTNTTVKRAPPRSLDDLIKILCRDLEVLKLYGRSPAGEADVAGYLCNMLNKDIHNEEPDVNSTWDFEWNKMMYMFPEKEDVVKDVEKYMLNGLLDEISSELLLVTV, encoded by the exons ATGGCAGCAAAATCAGATTTTGCCCAGAAGCTGCTCCATGATCTTCGTGTGAGGAAGGAAAGGATGGCCGCCACTCAAAATTCAAAGCCACGCCCAAGACAAACGCCTAGAG GATCGCAAGGAAATCCTGGCCAAACTTATAGAGGTGATAGACAAATAAATGGATAT GATAGTTCAAGAACCGGGAACTCGACTAGAAGGTCCGCTGGAGACACCAAAGCAATCAGCACTGCAGAATCCTCCAATCAGATTGTTCTCTACAATGGAGGCAATAACTCAAAACAAGTGAAAGATCTTTCGATGGCCATAGCTTTCGCTTTTGAGAATGGTGGAAAGCTAAGCAAGATTGGCACTTCTAGCAGCAATCCACTGGTGAATTTTTTCCATCGATTTTCTCAGGGATCAACGGAAAGTGGGAAGATGGGTATAACCGGTTTCAGTAAGAATAGCTATTCAACATATCAGTTTCCTACTGTCTCTCACGTTCATATCAGCGAAATAGCTAAAGGAGTGCAAAATATAAACCAGATTTTAAGAGCTTGCTCAGATGGGCTTGACTTCGACGGAAACTCGATTGAAATTGGGAAGGAACTACTGAAAGGCGCCATTAATTTGGAAGAGTCGTTAAGAATGTTAGTAAACTTGCAAGAAGCTTCAAAATACACAAATGGGACTCAGAAAAAGAACCGTATAAGGTTACTAGAGGAAGATGACGAGGATCAAGACAATTCGGATAcaacagcaaaacaaaagcaactGGATAGACCAAAGTTCTCCTTTGATAAGCCAACCAGAAATTCTCCTTCTGCCCAAAGAGCAACCAAAAATGACACTCAGCTGCATCTATTGGCATTATCATATCTGGATGAGGCTGCAAAAAGACCCGTCTGTGATTCCAAAATGGTTCTTCATAAAAGATCTGTTAGCTGTGTCCCAGATTTTGATAGCCATTCTACGCAGGTGAAGCAAAGAATTCATTCAAGTTCTCCACAACCTGCACAAGAAAAAGGAAGAATATCAAACGTGGTCGCGAAACTTATGGGACTCGAAGAACTTCCACAGAAGGACAACCCCACATGTGCACAAAAAGAATTAAGCGTAAAACCCAAGGAAAGAAATGAAAAGGAAAGGAAAGTGTCGAGCAGAAACCCAAAGTTGCCTGATCCATTCAATGGAGAATCCAAGAATGGCCCAGTCCTCCGAACCGACAAGACTTCACCACTAACGAACAACTCGGTACAAATCAGGGATATGAAGTTTAATCTTAAGGCTGGAAAGAGTCAAGAAACCTCAGATGGAAACTCCAAATTGAAAACTTCGGTGAGATATCAGAAAACTTCGACAACACTGACAGTTGGATCGGATGCTGTGTCAGCTGTAAAACTAGGAACCAATGTGATAAACAGGCAAGAAAACCACACAATTCAATCAAACAAAGTATCCGGATTTCAAACTTACCAGGATAAAGAGcaaaaccaaaatttttcagagaaagaaaggaaaatttcAGGGACGAGGGAAAGCAATGTGCTTCTCTTGGTTAACAAGCCGCATCAGAAAGGACAACAAAACGGCATATTCCTCAAAGATGATGACATAACAGGAGAAACTATAGAGTTCGATGCAAGATCAGATCACCTGGAAAAGATGGATGTAAAGAAGGATCTCCCAAGCAATCTACGAAATCCCCAGGACAAACGTACATCATTTCAAACACCTGAGTCTAAAAAACCTGAAACTTCAGAAGACGAGCATCAGGAAGTGCAAAAAGAGCATTCATTTATCGAACAAAATTTAATAGCCAAGAAATACAAGGGGTGTGAAGAGGAATCCATAACCTCATCGAAAACCAACCAAGGTTCAGCAAATATGCATAAGAAGCAATCACGTCATAAAACTACACCAGTGAATGGGATATCGGCGAGACTTGCTGAAAAGGTTTCCTCGAAAGATCCGCCAAACAACACGTATCAGGATGATCCTCCCATAGTTCAAAATCACAACAATGCTGCCAATCAGGAAGTGATCAAGAAAGAAGACCAAAGCCATTATTTATCTTCAAGCGAACCAAAATGTGATAAGGCACAGGCAAGTAATAGCACCCCAATGTGCACACAGGAAAAGCCTATTGCTGCATCAGCCACGCAAAAGAAGGGCAACTCTAAGAAACTTCAGAAAAGTAAAAACCCTCAGAAGATAGAAGTAATGACTAAACGGAATGTTAACGTCAATGGATTGCCAAGGTCAATGAAAAATTCAGCTAACTTTTTGCAAGATTTGAAACAACACCTGCAAAACAAAAGCAGCAGCACTGAGAAATCGGAGAAACAAATGGGTGCCCAGGTCAGAGAAGGAAAAGTAGACACTATGATGCGTGGAGAATCAGAAATGAAAACAGAGCCATCAAATCAGTTACGGAAGTTACCAAAAGAAGCTGATCAGATGACAGCACTAAGCTGTTTGGGGGAAGAGGACTGTCAAAAAAAGAACAAATTAACTCTGATGAGTGGCACT AGTGATGGTTTGGCTTCAAAGTCCCAAAAGGTGTTCAATGATCAGCACAAAGTGGAACAGCTCAATACTTTTAGAGATGAACAAGCAATCAAACAGTGCGATCAAAGCCCTG CCGACCTTAAAGAAAGCACGGACACAAAAGATCTTTCCCAACCTAATTACAAACAATTTTCAGAATCATGGAGACAAGAGCAGCTGACAGAAGATGAAAAGGATCTGAAGGAGATACTAATAAAAAGTCAGCTGTTCCTTAATGCTGCAGAGGCACTTTTCAAGCTCAACATACCTTTCAGCTTTCTTCATGCCGGGGATCCAAGTGATGAAGTAGCGAACAAGAAGCTCGTATTGGACTGTGGATATGAAGTCATGAACAGAAAGGCAAGGCGGTATCAAGTCACACATCACCCCTACACGAACACTACCGTAAAGCGTGCTCCGCCAAGGTCCTTAGATGATTTGATCAAGATACTGTGCAGAGATTTAGAAGTTCTAAAGTTATATGGCCGGAGTCCGGCCGGCGAAGCTGATGTAGCAGGCTACCTATGTAACATGCTCAACAAAGACATCCATAACGAGGAACCTGACGTGAACAGCACATGGGATTTCGAATGGAACAAAATGATGTACATGTTCCCTGAAAAGGAAGATGTCGTAAAGGATGTGGAGAAGTACATGCTGAACGGATTGCTTGATGAAATCAGCAGCGAGCTCCTCCTTGTAACTGTTTAG
- the LOC140961858 gene encoding uncharacterized protein isoform X3: protein MAAKSDFAQKLLHDLRVRKERMAATQNSKPRPRQTPRAGSQGNPGQTYRGDRQINGYDSSRTGNSTRRSAGDTKAISTAESSNQIVLYNGGNNSKQVKDLSMAIAFAFENGGKLSKIGTSSSNPLVNFFHRFSQGSTESGKMGITGFSKNSYSTYQFPTVSHVHISEIAKGVQNINQILRACSDGLDFDGNSIEIGKELLKGAINLEESLRMLVNLQEASKYTNGTQKKNRIRLLEEDDEDQDNSDTTAKQKQLDRPKFSFDKPTRNSPSAQRATKNDTQLHLLALSYLDEAAKRPVCDSKMVLHKRSVSCVPDFDSHSTQVKQRIHSSSPQPAQEKGRISNVVAKLMGLEELPQKDNPTCAQKELSVKPKERNEKERKVSSRNPKLPDPFNGESKNGPVLRTDKTSPLTNNSVQIRDMKFNLKAGKSQETSDGNSKLKTSVRYQKTSTTLTVGSDAVSAVKLGTNVINRQENHTIQSNKVSGFQTYQDKEQNQNFSEKERKISGTRESNVLLLVNKPHQKGQQNGIFLKDDDITGETIEFDARSDHLEKMDVKKDLPSNLRNPQDKRTSFQTPESKKPETSEDEHQEVQKEHSFIEQNLIAKKYKGCEEESITSSKTNQGSANMHKKQSRHKTTPVNGISARLAEKVSSKDPPNNTYQDDPPIVQNHNNAANQEVIKKEDQSHYLSSSEPKCDKAQASNSTPMCTQEKPIAASATQKKGNSKKLQKSKNPQKIEVMTKRNVNVNGLPRSMKNSANFLQDLKQHLQNKSSSTEKSEKQMGAQVREGKVDTMMRGESEMKTEPSNQLRKLPKEADQMTALSCLGEEDCQKKNKLTLMSGTSDGLASKSQKVFNDQHKVEQLNTFRDEQAIKQCDQSPESWRQEQLTEDEKDLKEILIKSQLFLNAAEALFKLNIPFSFLHAGDPSDEVANKKLVLDCGYEVMNRKARRYQVTHHPYTNTTVKRAPPRSLDDLIKILCRDLEVLKLYGRSPAGEADVAGYLCNMLNKDIHNEEPDVNSTWDFEWNKMMYMFPEKEDVVKDVEKYMLNGLLDEISSELLLVTV from the exons ATGGCAGCAAAATCAGATTTTGCCCAGAAGCTGCTCCATGATCTTCGTGTGAGGAAGGAAAGGATGGCCGCCACTCAAAATTCAAAGCCACGCCCAAGACAAACGCCTAGAG CAGGATCGCAAGGAAATCCTGGCCAAACTTATAGAGGTGATAGACAAATAAATGGATAT GATAGTTCAAGAACCGGGAACTCGACTAGAAGGTCCGCTGGAGACACCAAAGCAATCAGCACTGCAGAATCCTCCAATCAGATTGTTCTCTACAATGGAGGCAATAACTCAAAACAAGTGAAAGATCTTTCGATGGCCATAGCTTTCGCTTTTGAGAATGGTGGAAAGCTAAGCAAGATTGGCACTTCTAGCAGCAATCCACTGGTGAATTTTTTCCATCGATTTTCTCAGGGATCAACGGAAAGTGGGAAGATGGGTATAACCGGTTTCAGTAAGAATAGCTATTCAACATATCAGTTTCCTACTGTCTCTCACGTTCATATCAGCGAAATAGCTAAAGGAGTGCAAAATATAAACCAGATTTTAAGAGCTTGCTCAGATGGGCTTGACTTCGACGGAAACTCGATTGAAATTGGGAAGGAACTACTGAAAGGCGCCATTAATTTGGAAGAGTCGTTAAGAATGTTAGTAAACTTGCAAGAAGCTTCAAAATACACAAATGGGACTCAGAAAAAGAACCGTATAAGGTTACTAGAGGAAGATGACGAGGATCAAGACAATTCGGATAcaacagcaaaacaaaagcaactGGATAGACCAAAGTTCTCCTTTGATAAGCCAACCAGAAATTCTCCTTCTGCCCAAAGAGCAACCAAAAATGACACTCAGCTGCATCTATTGGCATTATCATATCTGGATGAGGCTGCAAAAAGACCCGTCTGTGATTCCAAAATGGTTCTTCATAAAAGATCTGTTAGCTGTGTCCCAGATTTTGATAGCCATTCTACGCAGGTGAAGCAAAGAATTCATTCAAGTTCTCCACAACCTGCACAAGAAAAAGGAAGAATATCAAACGTGGTCGCGAAACTTATGGGACTCGAAGAACTTCCACAGAAGGACAACCCCACATGTGCACAAAAAGAATTAAGCGTAAAACCCAAGGAAAGAAATGAAAAGGAAAGGAAAGTGTCGAGCAGAAACCCAAAGTTGCCTGATCCATTCAATGGAGAATCCAAGAATGGCCCAGTCCTCCGAACCGACAAGACTTCACCACTAACGAACAACTCGGTACAAATCAGGGATATGAAGTTTAATCTTAAGGCTGGAAAGAGTCAAGAAACCTCAGATGGAAACTCCAAATTGAAAACTTCGGTGAGATATCAGAAAACTTCGACAACACTGACAGTTGGATCGGATGCTGTGTCAGCTGTAAAACTAGGAACCAATGTGATAAACAGGCAAGAAAACCACACAATTCAATCAAACAAAGTATCCGGATTTCAAACTTACCAGGATAAAGAGcaaaaccaaaatttttcagagaaagaaaggaaaatttcAGGGACGAGGGAAAGCAATGTGCTTCTCTTGGTTAACAAGCCGCATCAGAAAGGACAACAAAACGGCATATTCCTCAAAGATGATGACATAACAGGAGAAACTATAGAGTTCGATGCAAGATCAGATCACCTGGAAAAGATGGATGTAAAGAAGGATCTCCCAAGCAATCTACGAAATCCCCAGGACAAACGTACATCATTTCAAACACCTGAGTCTAAAAAACCTGAAACTTCAGAAGACGAGCATCAGGAAGTGCAAAAAGAGCATTCATTTATCGAACAAAATTTAATAGCCAAGAAATACAAGGGGTGTGAAGAGGAATCCATAACCTCATCGAAAACCAACCAAGGTTCAGCAAATATGCATAAGAAGCAATCACGTCATAAAACTACACCAGTGAATGGGATATCGGCGAGACTTGCTGAAAAGGTTTCCTCGAAAGATCCGCCAAACAACACGTATCAGGATGATCCTCCCATAGTTCAAAATCACAACAATGCTGCCAATCAGGAAGTGATCAAGAAAGAAGACCAAAGCCATTATTTATCTTCAAGCGAACCAAAATGTGATAAGGCACAGGCAAGTAATAGCACCCCAATGTGCACACAGGAAAAGCCTATTGCTGCATCAGCCACGCAAAAGAAGGGCAACTCTAAGAAACTTCAGAAAAGTAAAAACCCTCAGAAGATAGAAGTAATGACTAAACGGAATGTTAACGTCAATGGATTGCCAAGGTCAATGAAAAATTCAGCTAACTTTTTGCAAGATTTGAAACAACACCTGCAAAACAAAAGCAGCAGCACTGAGAAATCGGAGAAACAAATGGGTGCCCAGGTCAGAGAAGGAAAAGTAGACACTATGATGCGTGGAGAATCAGAAATGAAAACAGAGCCATCAAATCAGTTACGGAAGTTACCAAAAGAAGCTGATCAGATGACAGCACTAAGCTGTTTGGGGGAAGAGGACTGTCAAAAAAAGAACAAATTAACTCTGATGAGTGGCACT AGTGATGGTTTGGCTTCAAAGTCCCAAAAGGTGTTCAATGATCAGCACAAAGTGGAACAGCTCAATACTTTTAGAGATGAACAAGCAATCAAACAGTGCGATCAAAGCCCTG AATCATGGAGACAAGAGCAGCTGACAGAAGATGAAAAGGATCTGAAGGAGATACTAATAAAAAGTCAGCTGTTCCTTAATGCTGCAGAGGCACTTTTCAAGCTCAACATACCTTTCAGCTTTCTTCATGCCGGGGATCCAAGTGATGAAGTAGCGAACAAGAAGCTCGTATTGGACTGTGGATATGAAGTCATGAACAGAAAGGCAAGGCGGTATCAAGTCACACATCACCCCTACACGAACACTACCGTAAAGCGTGCTCCGCCAAGGTCCTTAGATGATTTGATCAAGATACTGTGCAGAGATTTAGAAGTTCTAAAGTTATATGGCCGGAGTCCGGCCGGCGAAGCTGATGTAGCAGGCTACCTATGTAACATGCTCAACAAAGACATCCATAACGAGGAACCTGACGTGAACAGCACATGGGATTTCGAATGGAACAAAATGATGTACATGTTCCCTGAAAAGGAAGATGTCGTAAAGGATGTGGAGAAGTACATGCTGAACGGATTGCTTGATGAAATCAGCAGCGAGCTCCTCCTTGTAACTGTTTAG
- the LOC140961858 gene encoding uncharacterized protein isoform X1, with the protein MAAKSDFAQKLLHDLRVRKERMAATQNSKPRPRQTPRAGSQGNPGQTYRGDRQINGYDSSRTGNSTRRSAGDTKAISTAESSNQIVLYNGGNNSKQVKDLSMAIAFAFENGGKLSKIGTSSSNPLVNFFHRFSQGSTESGKMGITGFSKNSYSTYQFPTVSHVHISEIAKGVQNINQILRACSDGLDFDGNSIEIGKELLKGAINLEESLRMLVNLQEASKYTNGTQKKNRIRLLEEDDEDQDNSDTTAKQKQLDRPKFSFDKPTRNSPSAQRATKNDTQLHLLALSYLDEAAKRPVCDSKMVLHKRSVSCVPDFDSHSTQVKQRIHSSSPQPAQEKGRISNVVAKLMGLEELPQKDNPTCAQKELSVKPKERNEKERKVSSRNPKLPDPFNGESKNGPVLRTDKTSPLTNNSVQIRDMKFNLKAGKSQETSDGNSKLKTSVRYQKTSTTLTVGSDAVSAVKLGTNVINRQENHTIQSNKVSGFQTYQDKEQNQNFSEKERKISGTRESNVLLLVNKPHQKGQQNGIFLKDDDITGETIEFDARSDHLEKMDVKKDLPSNLRNPQDKRTSFQTPESKKPETSEDEHQEVQKEHSFIEQNLIAKKYKGCEEESITSSKTNQGSANMHKKQSRHKTTPVNGISARLAEKVSSKDPPNNTYQDDPPIVQNHNNAANQEVIKKEDQSHYLSSSEPKCDKAQASNSTPMCTQEKPIAASATQKKGNSKKLQKSKNPQKIEVMTKRNVNVNGLPRSMKNSANFLQDLKQHLQNKSSSTEKSEKQMGAQVREGKVDTMMRGESEMKTEPSNQLRKLPKEADQMTALSCLGEEDCQKKNKLTLMSGTSDGLASKSQKVFNDQHKVEQLNTFRDEQAIKQCDQSPADLKESTDTKDLSQPNYKQFSESWRQEQLTEDEKDLKEILIKSQLFLNAAEALFKLNIPFSFLHAGDPSDEVANKKLVLDCGYEVMNRKARRYQVTHHPYTNTTVKRAPPRSLDDLIKILCRDLEVLKLYGRSPAGEADVAGYLCNMLNKDIHNEEPDVNSTWDFEWNKMMYMFPEKEDVVKDVEKYMLNGLLDEISSELLLVTV; encoded by the exons ATGGCAGCAAAATCAGATTTTGCCCAGAAGCTGCTCCATGATCTTCGTGTGAGGAAGGAAAGGATGGCCGCCACTCAAAATTCAAAGCCACGCCCAAGACAAACGCCTAGAG CAGGATCGCAAGGAAATCCTGGCCAAACTTATAGAGGTGATAGACAAATAAATGGATAT GATAGTTCAAGAACCGGGAACTCGACTAGAAGGTCCGCTGGAGACACCAAAGCAATCAGCACTGCAGAATCCTCCAATCAGATTGTTCTCTACAATGGAGGCAATAACTCAAAACAAGTGAAAGATCTTTCGATGGCCATAGCTTTCGCTTTTGAGAATGGTGGAAAGCTAAGCAAGATTGGCACTTCTAGCAGCAATCCACTGGTGAATTTTTTCCATCGATTTTCTCAGGGATCAACGGAAAGTGGGAAGATGGGTATAACCGGTTTCAGTAAGAATAGCTATTCAACATATCAGTTTCCTACTGTCTCTCACGTTCATATCAGCGAAATAGCTAAAGGAGTGCAAAATATAAACCAGATTTTAAGAGCTTGCTCAGATGGGCTTGACTTCGACGGAAACTCGATTGAAATTGGGAAGGAACTACTGAAAGGCGCCATTAATTTGGAAGAGTCGTTAAGAATGTTAGTAAACTTGCAAGAAGCTTCAAAATACACAAATGGGACTCAGAAAAAGAACCGTATAAGGTTACTAGAGGAAGATGACGAGGATCAAGACAATTCGGATAcaacagcaaaacaaaagcaactGGATAGACCAAAGTTCTCCTTTGATAAGCCAACCAGAAATTCTCCTTCTGCCCAAAGAGCAACCAAAAATGACACTCAGCTGCATCTATTGGCATTATCATATCTGGATGAGGCTGCAAAAAGACCCGTCTGTGATTCCAAAATGGTTCTTCATAAAAGATCTGTTAGCTGTGTCCCAGATTTTGATAGCCATTCTACGCAGGTGAAGCAAAGAATTCATTCAAGTTCTCCACAACCTGCACAAGAAAAAGGAAGAATATCAAACGTGGTCGCGAAACTTATGGGACTCGAAGAACTTCCACAGAAGGACAACCCCACATGTGCACAAAAAGAATTAAGCGTAAAACCCAAGGAAAGAAATGAAAAGGAAAGGAAAGTGTCGAGCAGAAACCCAAAGTTGCCTGATCCATTCAATGGAGAATCCAAGAATGGCCCAGTCCTCCGAACCGACAAGACTTCACCACTAACGAACAACTCGGTACAAATCAGGGATATGAAGTTTAATCTTAAGGCTGGAAAGAGTCAAGAAACCTCAGATGGAAACTCCAAATTGAAAACTTCGGTGAGATATCAGAAAACTTCGACAACACTGACAGTTGGATCGGATGCTGTGTCAGCTGTAAAACTAGGAACCAATGTGATAAACAGGCAAGAAAACCACACAATTCAATCAAACAAAGTATCCGGATTTCAAACTTACCAGGATAAAGAGcaaaaccaaaatttttcagagaaagaaaggaaaatttcAGGGACGAGGGAAAGCAATGTGCTTCTCTTGGTTAACAAGCCGCATCAGAAAGGACAACAAAACGGCATATTCCTCAAAGATGATGACATAACAGGAGAAACTATAGAGTTCGATGCAAGATCAGATCACCTGGAAAAGATGGATGTAAAGAAGGATCTCCCAAGCAATCTACGAAATCCCCAGGACAAACGTACATCATTTCAAACACCTGAGTCTAAAAAACCTGAAACTTCAGAAGACGAGCATCAGGAAGTGCAAAAAGAGCATTCATTTATCGAACAAAATTTAATAGCCAAGAAATACAAGGGGTGTGAAGAGGAATCCATAACCTCATCGAAAACCAACCAAGGTTCAGCAAATATGCATAAGAAGCAATCACGTCATAAAACTACACCAGTGAATGGGATATCGGCGAGACTTGCTGAAAAGGTTTCCTCGAAAGATCCGCCAAACAACACGTATCAGGATGATCCTCCCATAGTTCAAAATCACAACAATGCTGCCAATCAGGAAGTGATCAAGAAAGAAGACCAAAGCCATTATTTATCTTCAAGCGAACCAAAATGTGATAAGGCACAGGCAAGTAATAGCACCCCAATGTGCACACAGGAAAAGCCTATTGCTGCATCAGCCACGCAAAAGAAGGGCAACTCTAAGAAACTTCAGAAAAGTAAAAACCCTCAGAAGATAGAAGTAATGACTAAACGGAATGTTAACGTCAATGGATTGCCAAGGTCAATGAAAAATTCAGCTAACTTTTTGCAAGATTTGAAACAACACCTGCAAAACAAAAGCAGCAGCACTGAGAAATCGGAGAAACAAATGGGTGCCCAGGTCAGAGAAGGAAAAGTAGACACTATGATGCGTGGAGAATCAGAAATGAAAACAGAGCCATCAAATCAGTTACGGAAGTTACCAAAAGAAGCTGATCAGATGACAGCACTAAGCTGTTTGGGGGAAGAGGACTGTCAAAAAAAGAACAAATTAACTCTGATGAGTGGCACT AGTGATGGTTTGGCTTCAAAGTCCCAAAAGGTGTTCAATGATCAGCACAAAGTGGAACAGCTCAATACTTTTAGAGATGAACAAGCAATCAAACAGTGCGATCAAAGCCCTG CCGACCTTAAAGAAAGCACGGACACAAAAGATCTTTCCCAACCTAATTACAAACAATTTTCAGAATCATGGAGACAAGAGCAGCTGACAGAAGATGAAAAGGATCTGAAGGAGATACTAATAAAAAGTCAGCTGTTCCTTAATGCTGCAGAGGCACTTTTCAAGCTCAACATACCTTTCAGCTTTCTTCATGCCGGGGATCCAAGTGATGAAGTAGCGAACAAGAAGCTCGTATTGGACTGTGGATATGAAGTCATGAACAGAAAGGCAAGGCGGTATCAAGTCACACATCACCCCTACACGAACACTACCGTAAAGCGTGCTCCGCCAAGGTCCTTAGATGATTTGATCAAGATACTGTGCAGAGATTTAGAAGTTCTAAAGTTATATGGCCGGAGTCCGGCCGGCGAAGCTGATGTAGCAGGCTACCTATGTAACATGCTCAACAAAGACATCCATAACGAGGAACCTGACGTGAACAGCACATGGGATTTCGAATGGAACAAAATGATGTACATGTTCCCTGAAAAGGAAGATGTCGTAAAGGATGTGGAGAAGTACATGCTGAACGGATTGCTTGATGAAATCAGCAGCGAGCTCCTCCTTGTAACTGTTTAG